From Miscanthus floridulus cultivar M001 chromosome 15, ASM1932011v1, whole genome shotgun sequence, the proteins below share one genomic window:
- the LOC136509288 gene encoding pollen allergen Phl p 2-like yields the protein MASSSSSFLLAAVALAALFAIGSCGTELTLTIGKDSSSTKLSLITNVAISEVSVKPKGATDFSDDLKESPANTFTFDSKEPIKGPISFRFAAKAGGYRVVDDVIPADFKAGAVYKTGEQV from the coding sequence atggcctcctcgtcctcctccttccTGCTCGCGGCGGTGGCGTTGGCAGCACTGTTTGCCATCGGGTCGTGCGGCACCGAGCTCACCCTCACGATCGGTAAGGACTCCAGCTCCACCAAACTATCCCTCATCACCAATGTCGCCATCTCCGAGGTGTCGGTCAAGCCGAAGGGCGCCACAGACTTTTCGGACGACCTCAAGGAGTCGCCAGCCAACACCTTTACCTTCGACAGCAAGGAGCCGATCAAGGGACCTATCTCCTTCCGGTTCGCTGCGAAGGCTGGTGGCTACCGTGTTGTCGATGATGTCATCCCTGCTGACTTTAAGGCCGGTGCAGTTTACAAGACCGGCGAACAAGTCTGA
- the LOC136507055 gene encoding pollen allergen Phl p 2-like: MASSSSSFLLAAVALAALFAIGSCGTELTLTIGKDSSSTKLSLITNVAIFEVSVKPKGATDFSDDLKESPANTFTFDSKEPIKGPISFRFAAKAGGYRVVDDVIPANFKAGAVYKTGEQV, from the coding sequence atggcctcctcgtcgtcctccttcCTACTCGCGGCGGTGGCGTTGGCAGCACTGTTTGCCATCGGGTCGTGCGGCACCGAGCTCACCCTCACGATCGGTAAGGACTCCAGCTCCACCAAACTATCCCTCATCACCAATGTCGCCATCTTCGAGGTGTCGGTCAAGCCGAAGGGCGCCACAGACTTTTCGGACGACCTCAAGGAGTCGCCAGCCAACACCTTTACCTTCGACAGCAAGGAGCCGATCAAGGGACCTATCTCCTTCCGCTTCGCTGCGAAGGCTGGTGGCTACCGTGTTGTCGATGATGTCATCCCTGCTAACTTTAAGGCCGGTGCAGTTTACAAGACCGGCGAACAAGTCTGA